CTAGAAGAGGGGGAGAGCCAGGGCTTGCCCGTGTGGAGTCGGCATGTGGGTGATCCAATTCTCGAGAGCAATAAGACGCGCCGCGTGGACTTCGCCCTATTTATGGTAAAGAGCCTTGAAAATGACGATTTGATCCATGAAGCCCCGGCAATTGTCGGCTGCCGAACACCATCGGCGCTTGCATTCAAGTCAGGAAGCTAGAGATTGATAAAACGTATTCTGAAAATTAAGAAAGAATTTAGTCGCTAAAGAAATACTTGAAATCGTCCAATCCTAAAGATGCGATTCTGTGGGCGTTAAGATGTTCTTGTCCCCGTTTCTTTTTATTTTTAATCAATACAGGAAAGCGGGCACACGACGTGCACGCGAGGGTAGGCGAATCCTTCTTCCCTTTCCGCCTTCTCTTCTCTTCCTTCTTCAAACAAGACGTTTGGCGAGGAAACGAATTTGGGTCAAGTGAGCGATTTCAGGAGAAATCGCGAGAGTGACCGCTCCCCCCATCTATTCCCTGCACCCCTCATTTCCGCAAATCCAGGGACTTAAAAAAAATATCATCGAGAGATGGTATCGGAATATGGAAATGGGATAAGCTATCACCCTGAACTTGAAACGGAGAGATGGCCGAGTTGGCTGAAGGCGTTGGTCTCGAAAACCAATGTGCGGGAAACCGTACCGGGGGTTCGAATCCCTCTCTCTCCGCCATTTTTGCGAAAGAGGCATAGGCCTCTTACGTAAAAATAATAGATAAGGTCGGGATTCGAACGCGGACTGGCGGCCCGAGCGGATAGCGAGGGCAAATTGACACGACGTCAATTTAGCCAGGGAGTCGGGGCCGATGGAGCGTTGCAGGAGCAACGCGAGAGTGGCCGATCCCTCTCTCTCCGCCATTTTTACGAAAGAGGCATAGGCCTCTTGCGTGAAAATAATAGATAAGGTCGGGATTCAAAACAAGCTTCCTTAATTTCTCCAACAGAGCGAAGTTTCTGCGAGTACGGCGTTAGCCGCACGGAGCTAAACGCGAGTTTCCGTTTGCGAGCGGATAGCGAGGGCAAATTGACACGACGTCAATTTAGCCAGGGAGTCGGGGCCGATGGAGCGTTGCAGGAGCAACGCGAGAGTGGCCGATCCCTCCCTCTCCGCCATTTAATGTTAGTCGAATTGAACTACCCGATGTCACCGAGGAGGAGGCGTTCGCTCCAGTTTCTTTCTATCTCCTTGCGCAACGGCTGATGTTCGGGGAGTTTCAGCGTCGGATCCTTTCCGATAACCGCGAACGCTTCATCCTTCGCGTTTTTTAAAATATCAAAATCGCGCAGGAGGTTTGCCATTTTGAATTCAGGAAGGCCGCTCTGTTTCGTCCCCAGAATGTCGCCTGTTCCTCTAAGCTCGAGATCCTTTTCGGCGATGATGAATCCGTCGGTTGTTTTCGTCATCACTTTCAGCCTCTCTCTCGCCACGTCGCTTATGGGATATTCGATAGCGAGGAGGCAGTAGGAGCGCTCGGTCCCGCGCCCGACCCGTCCGCGAAGCTGATGGAGCTGGGCGAGGCCGAAACGCTCGGAGTGTTCCACCATCATCACGGTTGCGTTCGGCTGATCGATGCCGACTTCGACGACGGTTGTCGATATGAGTACGTCGAGTTCCCTGTTCATGAACGAGTGCATCACAGACTCTTTTTCGTCCGCTTTCATCCGCCCATGCACCAGGCCTATCTTGAGATCTGGAAATATCTTTTTGCGGTAGTTCTCGTACATCTCCGTGGCCGCCTTCAATTCCGATTTCTCGCTCTCCTCGACAAGCGGATAGATGATGTACGCCTGCCTCCCTTTTTTTACTTCCCGATGTATCTGTATCCTCGCCTTTGTCATCTCGTTCGGCTTTATCACTTTTGTTTCAATAGTCCCGCGCCCCTTCGGCATCGTCTTTATGACGGAGACGTCGAGATCGCTGTAGATCGTTAGCGCGAGCGTGCGGGGGATCGGGGTTGCGGTCATGATAAGGGTGTTCGGCCTTGCCCCCTTTGATATCAATTCCGCGCGCTGTTTCACGCCGAAGCGGTGCTGTTCGTCAATCACTACGACGCCTAGATTTTTAAACGAAACATCTTCCTGTATCAGGGCGTGGGTGCCGATGATGAGATCGACTTCGCCGGAAGCGATCCTCTCCTTCGCCTCCTTCTTCCCTTTGGTGCTCGCCTTGAGAAGTTCGAGTTTGACCGGGAACTCCGTTTTAATGTTCGAAATATTCTTGAAGTGCTGTTCCGCGAGGATTTCCGTAGGCGCCATTATCACCGCCTGGTACCCGTCCTTTATTGCGAGCATCATTGTCACGGCGGCGACGATCGTCTTTCCGCAGCCGACATCCCCCTGCAAAAGACGGTTCATCGGGTGAGGGCCGCGCATATCGCCAGTAATCTCGCCAAGGACATTCATCTGATCGTCCGTAAGGGTGAAGGGGAGGGAGGATATTATTTTTTCTACATCTCTGTCGCCGACGTTTATCTTTACGCCTTCAACGGTATCGGTATTCCTGCTCCTCTGTATCGCCATTGCCGTTTCAAGAAAGAAGAATTCCTCGAAGATCATCCGTCTCTGCGCGGGTGTTCTGAACCGGTTCAGATCCGCGGGATCCGTATCGTTCTCCGGTGAGTGAAGCGCCGCTACCGCTTCGCCTCTTGACGGGAAGCGATGCTTATCGAGAATATCGGGCGGAAGCGGCTCGGATAGCGCGGAGAGAGCTTTTCGGGAGTTTTCCAGGGCTCTTGTCACGAGCGAGTTCATCACCTTCTGGTTGATCCCTTCGGTGAGAGGGTATACGGGGACGAATCCGGCAGGATTTGTCCCGCTATCGTCGTCCTCCCCCTCTTCGATGATAGTTATATCGGGGTGCGCCATTTCGAAACAGCGCTGGAACCTGCTCATCGCGACCTTTCCTGTTACGATAATCTGAAGGCCGGGAGTATATTTTTTCGAGAAGTAATCACCCCTCACCATGAACCAGATACAGCTGAGTATCCCGGTATCGTCCCTCAGCGAAAGCTGAAACATCTTTTTGCCGAAACGTCTCCTTATCTCCTTGGCTTCTGCGATTTTGGCCTTTACGGTCTGGATCTTTCCCTCTTCCAGTTTGTCGATTGTCAGGAGGTTTCTTCTGTCTTCATATCTGGATGGAAAATGAAAGAGGAGATCGCCCACGGTACGAAGGCCGAGTCGCAATAGATTTTCAGCCCTCTTTGGGCCTACCCCCTTGAGGAACTGTATGTCGGTTGAAATGTCTATACTCAATTTTACCTAAGACAGAGAAACAGGTTCAGGGTTGAAAAGACCGCCCCTCGCAGGGACGAGGGGCGGCGGATCTATTTCGTCATTAAAAAATCGGTTAAGTTGGCTATGTCGCCTTCCGTCATCTCCTTCGGATTTTTATGTCTCGGCTTTTCCTTTCCGTTTGTCCTTTTCTTCAGGTCTGCGGTGATAGGGTCGTTCGCGGCCCACACACCTTCAGTATCGGCCAGCCATTTTTTAAGCCACTCCGGATTCGCTCTTTTTGAAATGTCTGCAAGATCCGGCCCTACCTTCTTCTTTCCAAAATCGTGGCATGCCTTGCATTTTTTATTGAAATAGGCTTCTCCCTCCGTTACGCCTGCAATCGCGGCAGAAGAGATGCTGAAAACGAGGAAGAGCAGTAATGCGAAAAACTTCATGATGAGCCTCCAAAAAAAATTAGTGATCCCCGGTTAATGTTGT
This sequence is a window from Nitrospinota bacterium. Protein-coding genes within it:
- a CDS encoding cytochrome c, translated to MKFFALLLFLVFSISSAAIAGVTEGEAYFNKKCKACHDFGKKKVGPDLADISKRANPEWLKKWLADTEGVWAANDPITADLKKRTNGKEKPRHKNPKEMTEGDIANLTDFLMTK
- the recG gene encoding ATP-dependent DNA helicase RecG, which produces MSIDISTDIQFLKGVGPKRAENLLRLGLRTVGDLLFHFPSRYEDRRNLLTIDKLEEGKIQTVKAKIAEAKEIRRRFGKKMFQLSLRDDTGILSCIWFMVRGDYFSKKYTPGLQIIVTGKVAMSRFQRCFEMAHPDITIIEEGEDDDSGTNPAGFVPVYPLTEGINQKVMNSLVTRALENSRKALSALSEPLPPDILDKHRFPSRGEAVAALHSPENDTDPADLNRFRTPAQRRMIFEEFFFLETAMAIQRSRNTDTVEGVKINVGDRDVEKIISSLPFTLTDDQMNVLGEITGDMRGPHPMNRLLQGDVGCGKTIVAAVTMMLAIKDGYQAVIMAPTEILAEQHFKNISNIKTEFPVKLELLKASTKGKKEAKERIASGEVDLIIGTHALIQEDVSFKNLGVVVIDEQHRFGVKQRAELISKGARPNTLIMTATPIPRTLALTIYSDLDVSVIKTMPKGRGTIETKVIKPNEMTKARIQIHREVKKGRQAYIIYPLVEESEKSELKAATEMYENYRKKIFPDLKIGLVHGRMKADEKESVMHSFMNRELDVLISTTVVEVGIDQPNATVMMVEHSERFGLAQLHQLRGRVGRGTERSYCLLAIEYPISDVARERLKVMTKTTDGFIIAEKDLELRGTGDILGTKQSGLPEFKMANLLRDFDILKNAKDEAFAVIGKDPTLKLPEHQPLRKEIERNWSERLLLGDIG